The Streptomyces sp. NBC_00569 genomic sequence CTGCCGCCGCGCAAACTCGTCGACGACGTGCTTCCGGACGAGTTTCCGCTGAGCATGTTCTATGAGGCACTGTCCAAGAAGCTGAAGAACGTGATCGCCTCCACCAAGGGGATCACGGCTGCGGGCGCCGAGCAGGCCGCCGCGTGAGCGCTCGCGACGAGGAGGCGACGGTCATGGCCGAAGGCAACGGGAACGGCACGTTGGACGGAGCGGTCATCGCGGTCGCGGGCGCGGGGGGACCCGCGGGCCGCGCGACCCTGCTGCGCCTCGCCGAGGCGGGCGCGACGGTCGTCGGAGCGGACGCGGACGCCACACGCCTGGCGGAGGCCGTGGACGCGGCGCGTTACGCGCACGGCGGCGCCACCGTCATCGGGGACACGGTCGACCTGCTCGACCTGCAGGCGACCCGCGACTGGGCGGACCACGTGGAGAAGGACTTCGGGCGCGTCGACGGCGTGGTCCACCTCGTCGGCGGCTGGCGCGGCAGCGCCTCCTTCGCCGAGACCGACCTCGCCGACTGGGAGCTGCTCGAGAAGCTCCTCATCCGTACGGTCCAGCACACCTCCCTCGCGTTCCACGACGCCCTGCTGCGCAGCGACCGCGGACGCTTCCTGCTGATCAGCGCCGCGGGCGCCAGCAAGCCGACCGCGGGCAACGCGGCGTACGCGGCCTCGAAGGCCGCCGCCGAGGCCTGGACGCTCGCCCTCGGTGACGCCTTCCGCAAGGCGGGGGGTGACGAGGGTCCGCAGCAGGCGGCTGCGATCCTGGTGGTGAAGGCGCTGGTGCACGACGCGATGCGCGCCGAGCGACCCAACGCGAAGTTCGCGGGCTTCACGGACGTCACGGACCTGGCCGATGCCATCGCCGGCGTCTGGGACCGGCCCGCCAAGGAATTGAACGGGACCCGTCTGTGGCTGACCGAGAAGCCGTGAATCCGCCCAAGACCGACGCCCGCAGGCATCACGACCCGGACGTCCGCGGCTTCGCGAGCGACAACTACGCGGGCGCGCACCCGGAGATTCTCGCGGCCCTCGCCCTCGCCAACGGCGGTCACCAGATCGCGTACGGCGAGGACGACTACACGGCGAACCTCCAGCAGATCATCCGCGCCCACTTCGGCCCCACGGCCGAGGCTTTCCCGGTCTTCAACGGCACCGGGGCCAACGTCGTCGCGCTCCAGGCGGTCACCGACCGCTGGGGCGCGGTGATCTGCGCCGAGTCCGCGCACATCAACGTGGACGAGGGCGGGGCCCCGGAGCGGATGGGCGGCCTCAAGCTGCTCACCGTGCCGACCCCGGACGGCAAGCTCACGCCCGAGCTCATCGACCGGCAGGCCTTCGGCTGGGACGACGAGCACCGCGCGATGCCGCAGGTCGTCTCGATCACGCAGAACACCGAACTGGGCACGCTCTACACGCCCGACGAGATCCGCGCGATCTGCGACCACGCCCACGAGCGCGGTATGAAGGTGCACCTCGACGGCTCCCGCATAGCCAATGCGGCCGCCTCCCTCGACGTGCCGATGCGCACGTTCACGAACGCGGTCGGCGTCGACATCCTGTCGCTGGGCGGCACGAAGAACGGCGCCCTGTTCGGCGAGGCCGTCGTCGTCCTCAACCAGGACGCCGTCAGCCACATGAAGCATCTGCGCAAGCTGTCGATGCAGCTCGCCTCCAAGATGCGCTTCGTGTCGGTGCAGTTGGAGGCCCTGCTCGCCAAGGACCTGTGGCTGCGCAACGCGCGGCACGCCAACGAGATGGCCCAGCGCCTCGCCGAGGGGGTCCGCGCCGTGCACGGTGTCGAGATCCTGTATCCGGTGCAGGCCAACGCCGTCTTCGCGCGGCTGCCGCACGACGTCAGCGAGCGCCTCCAGAAGCGCTTCCGGTTCTACTTCTGGGACGAGGCGGCCGGCGACGTCCGCTGGATGTGCGCCTTCGACACCCGCGAGGAGGACGTCGACGCTTTCGTCGCCGCCCTCAAGGAGGAAATGGCCCGCTAGGCGCCCCTCCGGACTCGCCTGTCCTCACCCGCATTACTGCATAGATATGCGATCGACCGTAAAGCCATTGACGCGCGGTCGGTCGCATTTCTATGCTCCCGGTCCATGCGGCTGATCCAGAAGAACCCTGACCTGTCTGCCTACTTGGCGGCCGACGAGGCCGTCGACCATCACCATCCACTGGTGCGGAAGGCTGCCGAGCGCCTCGCCGCCCAGGCCTCCGACTCATATTCATACGCGCAGGTCGCCTATGAGTTCGTGCGGGACGCCATTCCGCACTCTGCCGACAGCGGGGACCTCCGCGTCACCTGGCGCGCCTCGGACGTCCTGGAGCAGGGGACGGGCATCTGTCACGCCAAGTCCCACGCGCTGGCCGCGCTCCTGCGCGCCGAGGACATCCCCACCGCGCTCTGCTACCAGCGGCTGAGGCACGACGCCGGAAGCGGACACGTGCTGCACGGCCTGGTCGCCGTGCGCTTCCATGGGGCCTGGCATCGGCAGGACTGCCGCGGGAACAAGCCCGGGGTCGACGCCCAGTTCTCCCTCGACGGCGAGCGGCTGGCCTTCGTCGCGGACGCGGAGTCCAATGAGGTGGACTATCCGGTACTCTTTGATGTACCGGACCCGGCCGTTCTGCGCGCCCTGCGAGACGCCCCCGACCGGCCGTACCTGTGGGAACACCTCCCCGACGCACTCTGAAACAGCAAGCGCACCCCGAACAGCAAGGCGGACGATGACCCTCCACCTCACCGTGTCCGACGAGGTACGGACCCTCGCACCCGAGTTCCGGCACGTCGCCATCGAGGCGTACGGGCTGGTCAACACCCCGAGCGGAGAAGGGACCTCGGCCCTCCTCGACGACGCCGCACGCCGCCTCGCCGCGCGCCTCGACGGACGCGCCCCGCACGAGGACCCGCACATGGAGGCCTGGCGCGCCGCCTACACGGCCTTCGGCGCCAAGCCCTCCCGTACCCGCAACTCCGCGGAGGCACTGGCCAAGAGGGCCCTCGCGGACGGCGGGCTGCCGCGGATCAACACTCTGGTCGACGTCTACAACGCGATCAGCGTGGCCCATCTGATCCCGGTCGGCGGCGAGGACCTGGACCACATCAAGGGAGGGATGCGCCTCGTCAGGGCCACCGGCGAAGAGGGCTTCGCCACCGTGGCCGGGGGAGCGGACGTCGTGGAACACCCCGACGCGGGCGAGGTCGTCTGGTGCGACGACGACGGCGTGACCTGCCGCCGCTGGAACTGGCGCCAGGGCACGCGCACGCGCCTCACCGAGGAATCGGTCAACGCGCTCTTCCTGCTGGAGGCGATGGGGCCGCACTGCGACGTGGCGGCGGCCGGCACCGAACTCGCCGAACTCCTGGAGAA encodes the following:
- a CDS encoding transglutaminase-like domain-containing protein: MRLIQKNPDLSAYLAADEAVDHHHPLVRKAAERLAAQASDSYSYAQVAYEFVRDAIPHSADSGDLRVTWRASDVLEQGTGICHAKSHALAALLRAEDIPTALCYQRLRHDAGSGHVLHGLVAVRFHGAWHRQDCRGNKPGVDAQFSLDGERLAFVADAESNEVDYPVLFDVPDPAVLRALRDAPDRPYLWEHLPDAL
- a CDS encoding B3/B4 domain-containing protein, coding for MTLHLTVSDEVRTLAPEFRHVAIEAYGLVNTPSGEGTSALLDDAARRLAARLDGRAPHEDPHMEAWRAAYTAFGAKPSRTRNSAEALAKRALADGGLPRINTLVDVYNAISVAHLIPVGGEDLDHIKGGMRLVRATGEEGFATVAGGADVVEHPDAGEVVWCDDDGVTCRRWNWRQGTRTRLTEESVNALFLLEAMGPHCDVAAAGTELAELLEKFSPGARITVHAPE
- a CDS encoding SDR family NAD(P)-dependent oxidoreductase, giving the protein MAEGNGNGTLDGAVIAVAGAGGPAGRATLLRLAEAGATVVGADADATRLAEAVDAARYAHGGATVIGDTVDLLDLQATRDWADHVEKDFGRVDGVVHLVGGWRGSASFAETDLADWELLEKLLIRTVQHTSLAFHDALLRSDRGRFLLISAAGASKPTAGNAAYAASKAAAEAWTLALGDAFRKAGGDEGPQQAAAILVVKALVHDAMRAERPNAKFAGFTDVTDLADAIAGVWDRPAKELNGTRLWLTEKP
- a CDS encoding threonine aldolase family protein, whose protein sequence is MNPPKTDARRHHDPDVRGFASDNYAGAHPEILAALALANGGHQIAYGEDDYTANLQQIIRAHFGPTAEAFPVFNGTGANVVALQAVTDRWGAVICAESAHINVDEGGAPERMGGLKLLTVPTPDGKLTPELIDRQAFGWDDEHRAMPQVVSITQNTELGTLYTPDEIRAICDHAHERGMKVHLDGSRIANAAASLDVPMRTFTNAVGVDILSLGGTKNGALFGEAVVVLNQDAVSHMKHLRKLSMQLASKMRFVSVQLEALLAKDLWLRNARHANEMAQRLAEGVRAVHGVEILYPVQANAVFARLPHDVSERLQKRFRFYFWDEAAGDVRWMCAFDTREEDVDAFVAALKEEMAR